One Setaria viridis chromosome 7, Setaria_viridis_v4.0, whole genome shotgun sequence genomic region harbors:
- the LOC117865392 gene encoding PH, RCC1 and FYVE domains-containing protein 1 produces MAGSFDGRTPTRGVEQAIVALKKGAYLLKCGKRGKPKFCSFRLSSDETALIWYSKGREKRLSLSSVSAVVLGQKTIKFLRQRCPEKESQSLSLIYKNGERSLDLICSNKDQAEYWYLGLRALLPAPCSPCSSIGSRSSRQIDSCTNTPRSYIQLKSRLPSVHSTPRHIQVYPSHRSPKNRQGFFSGGSVDYSEALFYPRQRTLSDIDTYLEKLTRKMSNPEIHGLKNIMVGNKEKDQKIAQTPKLKTFEGPRAACRLDSLKDVFFWGDVLGSTLDCDDMSKSLPRLVESTNMLDVQSIACGETHAAIITKQGEVYSWGNESSGKIGQQVNIKVSRPKLVESLSSLHVKAVAYGSKHTCAVTVSGELFEWGEGAHIGLLNDCYARNQWFPHKLFSLLDGISVAKIACGPWHTAIVTSSGQLYTYGDGTFGVLGHGDTQGISRPKEVESLKGSKVKCVACGPWHTAAVAEVISDLKNNMPSSKLFTWGDGDRGKLGHADKKMKLVPTCVDALADYDFIQVSCGTALTVALSITGVVFTIGSSMHSQLGNPQADGKSVCAVEGLLKSEFVRHISSGSSHVAVLTTNGKVFTWGKGKEGQLGLGDYVNRSSPTLVEALEGRHVESISCGYNYTAAICLHKAISRKDLSVCSGCKMAFGFTRKKHNCYHCGSMFCSSCSSNKVAKAALAPDKSRRYRVCDVCFSQLLKVVDSGKIKSELKTSKGDMSRTEIMRSYTPKLSRIFKDANLSVEKVALVQDPNQRNEIPADSVQVKSQRWGQVECPAQFVAAQDSFRYQLMCSSSISQRMQAPAALKCGSSLQQSTDGQRKRTNTETLLTEEVKQLRSQVTLLAEQYQQKSLQVQLYKQKLDETWLIVRDEAAKCKAAKDIIKVLTDQCKAMSEKLLVGQQSENPKITSNIDRGQPSTADLQYYRSEKLATGKFSQHNNSQNNQSSSRGDEGPPSNSDVSVDRSHSHQNCTTLDVNCYITEAGAPASPVMCNGVIEQIERGVYVTFDLSPSGKKDIRRVRFSRKHFGEKEAQQWWEENKSKVYANYGTEQMQHELAVAVKSVQIQE; encoded by the exons gaTGAGACAGCATTGATATGGTATTCAAAAGGGAGGGAAAAACGCTTGAGCTTAAGCTCTGTGTCAGCTGTGGTTCTTGGACAGAAGACT ATAAAATTTCTGCGACAGCGTTGCCCAGAGAAGGAGTCCCAGTCCTTATCACTTATTTACAAAAATGGAGAGCGATCACTTGACTTG ATCTGCAGCAACAAAGATCAAGCTGAATACTGGTATCTGGGCTTGAGGGCTTTATTACCAGCTCCTTGTAGCCCATGTTCGTCAATTGGTTCAAGAAGCAGCAGACAGATAGACAGTTGCACAAATACTCCTCGCAGCTATATTCAGCTTAAGAGTAGGCTACCAAGTGTGCATAGCACACCCAGGCACATACAG GTATATCCATCACACAGGAGCCCCAAGAACAGACAGGGATTTTTTTCAGGGGGTAGTGTTGATTATTCAGAAGCGTTATTTTACCCAAGACAGAGAACATTATCTGACATAGATACCTACCTGGAAAAGCTTACACGCAAGATGTCAAATCCAGAAATACATGGTTTGAAAAATATTATGGTTGGTAACAAAGAAAAGGACCAGAAAATTGCCCAAACACCTAAACTGAAAACCTTTGAAGGACCCCGTGCAGCATGTAGGCTAGATTCTCTGAAGGATGTTTTTTTCTGGGGTGATGTTCTTGGAAGTACGTTAGACTGTGACGATATGTCAAAATCCCTTCCAAGGTTAGTGGAATCAACTAACATGCTTGATGTACAAAGCATTGCTTGCGGGGAAACTCATGCAGCAATAATCACTAAGCAAGGGGAGGTCTACTCCTGGGGCAATGAAAGTAGTGGTAAGATTGGACAGCAAGTTAATATAAAAGTCTCCCGACCCAAACTTGTTGAGTCTCTTTCCTCTTTACATGTGAAGGCTGTGGCATATGGATCAAAGCACACTTGTGCGGTAACAGTTTCTGGTGAACTTTTTGAATGGGGTGAAGGAGCTCATATTGGTTTGTTGAATGACTGCTATGCAAGGAACCAATGGTTTCCGCATAAATTGTTCAGTCTACTGGATGGCATATCTGTTGCGAAGATTGCTTGTGGTCCATGGCACACAGCTATTGTAACATCGTCTGGTCAGTTATACACATATGGGGATGGAACATTTGGCGTTCTTGGTCATGGAGATACACAAGGAATTTCTCGTCCAAAAGAAGTAGAGTCTTTGAAAGGCTCAAAAGTAAAATGTGTGGCATGTGGGCCATGGCACACAGCTGCCGTTGCGGAAGTAATCAGCGATTTGAAGAACAATATGCCAAGCAGCAAGCTGTTCACATGGGGTGATGGAGATCGGGGGAAGCTGGGTCATGCTGACAAAAAGATGAAGCTCGTACCAACTTGCGTTGATGCACTCGCAGACTATGATTTTATTCAGGTGTCCTGTGGGACGGCACTCACTGTTGCGCTTTCTATTACTGGTGTGGTATTTACTATTGGCAGTTCCATGCATAGCCAATTAGGAAACCCCCAAGCAGATGGTAAATCTGTTTGTGCTGTTGAAGGACTACTTAAGTCCGAGTTTGTCAGGCACATATCATCAGGTTCTTCCCACGTAGCTGTGCTAACTACAAATGGGAAAGTGTTTACGTGGGGTAAAGGCAAGGAAGGACAGCTTGGTTTAGGTGACTATGTTAATAGGAGCTCTCCAACTTTAGTAGAGGCATTGGAAGGTAGGCATGTGGAAAGTATATCTTGTGGTTACAATTACACTGCCGCAATCTGTCTGCATAAGGCAATCTCAAGAAAGGACCTCTCTGTATGCAGTGGTTGCAAGATGGCGTTTGGTTTCACTAGAAAAAAGCACAACTGTTACCATTGTGGTTCCATGTTCTGCAGTTCCTGCAGTAGTAACAAGGTGGCCAAGGCCGCCCTTGCACCAGACAAGAGCAGACGCTATCGTGTATGTGATGTGTGTTTCAGTCAGCTGCTGAAAGTTGTGGATTCTGGTAAGATAAAATCAGAATTAAAGACCAGCAAAGGTGATATGTCTAGAACTGAAATTATGAGGTCATACACACCTAAGTTATCACGTATATTCAAGGATGCAAACTTATCTGTAGAAAAAGTGGCTTTAGTTCAAGATCCCAATCAGAGAAATGAAATCCCTGCCGATTCAGTTCAAGTAAAATCTCAGAGATGGGGGCAAGTTGAGTGCCCTGCGCAATTTGTTGCTGCACAAGACAGTTTTCGGTATCAACTCATGTGTAGTAGCTCTATTTCCCAACGAATGCAGGCTCCTGCAGCGCTTAAGTGTGGCAGCTCTTTGCAACAGTCTACTGATGGTCAGAGGAAAAGGACAAACACAGAAACCTTACTCACAGAAGAAGTGAAGCAGCTTCGTTCACAG GTGACACTTCTTGCGGAGCAATACCAGCAAAAAAGTCTTCAGGTTCAATTGTACAAACAAAAACTTGATGAGACATGGCTTATTGTTAGGGATGAGGCTGCAAAATGCAAAGCTGCCAAAGACATCATAAAGGTTCTAACTGACCAG TGTAAGGCCATGTCAGAGAAACTTTTGGTTGGTCAGCAATCCGAGAACCCCAAAATCACATCTAATATTGACAGGGGACAACCATCGACAGCAGATTTGCAATATTATCGCAGCGAAAAACTTGCCACTGGGAAATTCAGTcaacacaacaacagccagAATAACCAGAGCAGCAGCCGAGGAGATGAGGGACCACCTTCGAATTCTGACGTGTCGGTTGATAGATCACACAGCCATCAGAATTGTACAACATTGGACGTAAATTGTTATATCACAGAGGCGGGTGCCCCTGCTTCCCCAGTCATGTGCAATGGTGTGATTGAGCAAATCGAGCGTGGGGTGTATGTCACATTTGATTTATCACCTAGTGGGAAGAAAGACATAAGACGAGTGAGATTCAG TCGCAAGCATTTTGGCGAGAAGGAAGCTCAGCAATGGTGGGAGGAGAACAAGAGCAAGGTGTATGCAAATTACGGCACTGAACAAATGCAGCATGAGTTAGCGGTGGCAGTCAAGAGCGTACAAATACAGGAGTAA
- the LOC117865754 gene encoding uncharacterized protein, whose protein sequence is MARFQEIKARNDQRPSADRVGHGNFMDHLKNTLNSGAMDLPEGARAPKARKPYTISKLREKWTEDEHKLFLEALQQHGRAWRRIQEHIGSKTAVQIRSHAQKFFSKVIRESSGDSNSIAAPPQIQIPPPRPKRKPSHPYPRKLGNSLRKDASTIKQLEKPLLKIQPLFEQENCSPKSVLTTAQIGSEILALEGSGSPASSVYMEEKCLTPSTSVGELGVQVARSKDATTSDGAACGMPEGPVLRLFGKRVVVNNLHQQQNSNTGDLQHVADMELDTSAETPTSGTGKFSSHGAEEAKTWSPWLTGTQQLMYYLPQGEVLSVHSACQFLSYGNGSISYRVLNPQTVTSDKQQHQPSEAADCKFTRAEGSWTESITTSNNVPETAPQNSDSIESTQVNNNEDEVIPVPGSRKYSTVPAYLRGFVPYKKCAAQSKMLQSWVPGEEADGEMTRLCL, encoded by the exons ATGGCTCGTTTTCAG GAAATCAAGGCGAGGAACGACCAGAGGCCTTCTGCTGATCGTGTTGGCCATGGAAACTTCATGGACCACCTGAAGAACACTCTGAATTCCGGTGCGATGGACTTGCCGGAAGGAGCACGAGCCCCTAAG GCACGCAAGCCTTACACGATATCCAAGCTGAGGGAGAAATGGACGGAGGACGAGCACAAGCTCTTCTTGGAAGCCCTTCAGCAGCATGGCCGTGCCTGGCGTCGTATCCAGG AGCACATAGGCAGCAAGACTGCCGTGCAAATCAGGAGCCACGCTCAGAAGTTCTTCTCCAAG GTCATCCGAGAATCCTCTGGGGACAGCAACAGCATAGCTGCTCCACCACAAATTCAGATTCCTCCGCCACGGCCAAAGAGGAAGCCTTCACATCCGTACCCACGCAAGCTGGGTAATTCACTCCGCAAGGATGCCTCTACAATCAAACAGCTCGAGAAGCCCCTGTTGAAGATACAGCCCCTGTTTGAGCAGGAGAATTGCTCGCCGAAATCTGTGCTAACCACGGCACAGATAGGCTCCGAGATCCTGGCACTTGAAGGTAGTGGATCACCAGCTTCCTCGGTTTACATGGAGGAGAAATGCCTCACACCAAGCACATCAGTTGGGGAATTAGGTGTGCAAGTAGCACGTTCAAAG GATGCCACCACTTCCGATGGCGCGGCATGTGGAATGCCTGAAGGTCCAGTTCTTAGGCTATTTGGCAAGAGGGTCGTGGTGAATAATTTGCATCAGCAGCAAAACTCCAATACTGGGGACCTACAACATGTAGCAGACATGGAGCTGGACACTTCAGCTGAGACACCAACTAGTGGAACTGGGAAGTTCTCTTCCCATGGTGCAGAAGAAGCAAAGACATGGAGCCCGTGGCTGACCGGTACACAGCAGCTTATGTACTATCTTCCTCAAGGGGAGGTTCTCTCCGTGCATTCTGCTTGCCAATTTCTCAGCTACGGGAATGGAAGCATATCTTACAGAGTATTGAACCCACAAACAGTTACCTCAGATAAGCAACAGCACCAACCATCTGAAGCTGCAGACTGCAAGTTCACTAGGGCAGAAGGATCGTGGACGGAATCGATCACAACCTCCAATAATGTGCCTGAAACAGCTCCTCAGAATTCAGATTCTATAGAATCTACACAAGTAAACAACAATGAAGATGAAGTGATACCTGTTCCAGGTTCAAGAAAATATTCCACTGTTCCAGCCTACCTTCGAGGTTTTGTGCCATACAAGAAGTGTGCAGCTCAAAGCAAGATGCTGCAGTCATGGGTGCCAGGCGAGGAGGCAGATGGAGAGATGACAAGGCTGTGCCTGTAA
- the LOC117862574 gene encoding probable protein phosphatase 2C 43 — MWPWLERIASACWDRVRRYGLTRKDEEDGDAGAGADDLLWSRDLARHAAGEFSFAVVQANDVLEDHSQVETGAAATFVGVYDGHGGAEASRFISNHLSAHIVRLAQEHGTMSEDVVRNAFSATEEGFMSLVRRTHLIKPAMTTIGSCCLVGIIWRGTLYLANLGDSRAVVGCSNGPNKIVAEQLTRDHNAGMEEIRQELQSLHPDDSQIVVLKNGVWRIKGIIQVSRSIGDAYLKKREFALDPSTARFHLSEPLRRPVLTSEPSICSRVLSSQDRFLIFASDGLWEHISNQQAVEIVHNSPREGIARRLVQAALKEAARKREMRYGDIKKLDKGVRRYFHDDITVVVVFIDHELRQEGPASVPELSVRGFVDAGGPSSFSGLNDIT, encoded by the exons ATGTGGCCGTGGCTGGAGAGGATTGCGTCCGCGTGCTGGGACCGGGTCCGGAGGTACGGGCTTACGAGGAAGGATGAGGAagacggcgacgccggcgccggtgccgacGACCTGCTGTGGTCGCGGGACCTCGCGCGGCACGCGGCGGGCGAGTTCTCCTTCGCCGTCGTGCAGGCGAACGACGTGCTGGAGGACCACAGCCAGGTCGagacgggcgccgccgccaccttcgtcGGCGTCTACGACGGCCACGGGGGCGCCGAGGCGTCCCGCTTCATCTCCAACCACCTTTCCGCGCACATCGTCC GTCTTGCACAAGAACATGGAACAATGTCTGAGGATGTTGTTCGAAACGCCTTTTCTGCTACAGAGGAAGGCTTCATGTCGCTTGTGCGCAGGACACATTTGATAAAGCCTGCTATGACTACTATTGGATCCTGCTGTCTGGTTGGTATTATATGGAGAGGGACACTCTATCTGGCTAATCTTGGTGATTCTCGGGCAGTCGTTGGCTGTTCGAACGGACCAAACAAGATTGTTGCTGAGCAGTTAACAAGAGACCACAATGCTGGCATGGAAGAGATTAGGCAGGAGCTTCAGTCTCTTCATCCTGACGATTCGCAAATTGTTGTTCTTAAGAATGGTGTTTGGCGCATCAAAGGCATTATACAG GTTTCAAGGTCTATAGGTGATGCATACTTGAAGAAGCGAGAATTCGCTCTTGATCCGTCCACAGCTCGTTTccacctctctgaacctcttcGTCGGCCTGTTCTCACATCAGAGCCATCTATCTGTTCGAGAGTTCTTAGTTCACAAGACCGGTTTTTGATCTTTGCGTCAGATGGATTATGGGAGCACATCTCAAACCAGCAAGCTGTCGAAATTGTCCACAATAGTCCACGAGAA GGTATTGCAAGGAGATTAGTACAAGCAGCTCTAAAAGAAGCTGCAAGGAAGAGGGAAATGAGGTACGGTGATATTAAGAAGCTCGATAAAGGAGTCCGGCGCTACTTCCACGACGACATCACGGTGGTAGTCGTCTTCATCGATCACGAGCTGCGGCAGGAGGGCCCTGCCTCTGTTCCTGAACTATCGGTTCGTGGTTTTGTTGATGCTGGAGGTCCCTCCAGCTTTTCAGGGTTGAATGACATTACCTGA
- the LOC117863144 gene encoding uncharacterized protein, translated as MAPPPSSSLLRDLLVADGFKNRRRSSDGSAPASSRAASMPLNNRRPGKPARSQSDVIARSRLREMNGGDRDAAGDERRAATATRRLSASQTSARSYSNKGDSDSGGAGGRRGTAASASAAAVPALDESALTALISLAAGPMKRFAKDEAFRATLRAGCASCLGESNHRAVLDLRVHAQTVERAAREGGRDPRDLKRASLKLHEAASLESGDADAVAAAAGVPYPRLAACAHLYMSAVSTLQRRDHSAAVHSLEAFCLAPREARTLLLPALWDRLFRPGLSHLRAWRDRESAAASSDERAKEVEKTFADAVDEGTRALACYYRDWLLGRTDAMALPGVPAPPSTVHAGAPRYSASTSYDISSDVVFSSGGSSPAKFAYDGTMQRSEEIEEEDEVHAIAADAESVFYECEAVEARSHTPALQVEGNVLTTNNSAKETFEPQVEDEPIKESDASTSYRPISDMSAIDLLTLEFCEGPLQSDADGNHFSIFATVPSDFLCPLTRQIFNNPVTIETGQTFERHAIVQWLERGFRTCPFTGQELLSLSIPDTNRVLKRLIDGWKSERCKNLVSGSTGLEEKLSVTVIDKVFSSAGDMSEKLDKARHLMAIGGIDFLLHEFQEGGGDEQQRVAEHLLFCIRAEGSCRNYVAIKIDGSSVLRLLHSEVRSARRIAAGLLTELTCLRRREMFELLLRGLGTESVVMRTMDVLLEHLRSLPVQDQASVAVLLLHFDALVEPNEDSIYREEAAKIITHSLRRCMSEDNVVPGTRKALLLLAGYFSFSGDLLVEDWMLKQAGFVDGSRASPTSSDVVAQDKEAAGNEAWLRHAAAALLGRGGVRRPFLEALSRCLGSPDADLVAACLATAAWLSRSLAASLDDDATNTGTDTDASLAAFSALVPRLKQCLAPSRPARHRVLAAVSLHNFSMIPDCRELLVLLADGLRDHLAELAGLTSTAGQLSAELHEGL; from the exons atggcgccgccgccgtcgtcgtccttgcTCCGCGACCTGCTCGTAGCTGACGGCTTCAAGAACCGTCGCAGGTCGTCTGACGGCTCGGCACCGGCGTCCTCGAGAGCCGCGAGCATGCCGCTCAACAACCGGCGCCCGGGCAAGCCCGCGCGGTCCCAGTCCGACGTGatcgcccgcagccgcctgagGGAGATGAACGGTGGCGACAGGGACGCTGCCGGTGACGAGCGGCGGGCCGCGACCGCCACGCGGAGGTTGTCGGCGTCGCAGACGAGCGCGAGGAGCTACAGCAACAAGGGCGACAGCGACAGCGGTGGCGCTGGCGGCAGGAGGGGCACCGCGGCGTCTGCCTCTGCGGCCGCGGTGCCAGCGCTCGACGAGTCCGCGCTCACCGCGCTCATCTCCCTGGCCGCGGGACCCATGAAGCGGTTCGCCAAGGACGAGGCGTTCCGCGCCACGCTGCGCGCCGGCTGCGCGTCGTGCCTCGGCGAGTCCAACCACCGCGCCGTGCTCGACCTCCGCGTACACGCGCAGACCGTCGAGCGGGCCGCCAGGGAGGGCGGCCGCGACCCGCGCGACCTGAAGCGCGCGTCCCTCAAGCTCCACGAGGCGGCGTCGCTCGAATCCGGGGACGCCgacgcggtggccgcggcggcgggcgtcccGTACCCGCGCCTCGCGGCGTGCGCGCACCTCTACATGTCTGCCGTCTCCACGCTCCAGAGGCGGGACCACTCCGCCGCCGTGCACTCCCTGGAGGCTTTCTGCCTGGCGCCGCGCGAGGCGCGCACGCTCCTGCTCCCCGCGCTCTGGGACAGGCTCTTCCGCCCGGGCCTCTCGCACCTGCGGGCGTGGCGCGACCGCGAGTCCGCCGCGGCGAGCTCGGACGAGAGGGCGAAGGAGGTGGAGAAGACGTTCGCGGACGCGGTGGACGAAGGCACGCGCGCGCTCGCGTGCTACTACAGGGACTGGCTGCTGGGGCGCACGGACGCCATGGCTCTCCCGGGTGTTCCTGCTCCTCCCAGCACCGTTCATGCCGGCGCGCCGAGGTACTCGGCGTCGACGTCGTACGACATCAGCTCGGACGTCGTGTTCAGCTCCGGGGGTTCGAGTCCGGCCAAGTTTGCGTACGACGGCACAATGCAGCGATCTGAGGAAatcgaggaggaagacgaggtacACGCCATAGCGGCAGATGCAGAGAGCGTTTTCTATGAGTGCGAGGCTGTTGAAGCAAGGAGCCACACTCCCGCGCTGCAGGTAGAAGGAAATGTCCTTACGACTAACAACTCAGCCAAAGAAACCTTTGAACCACAG GTTGAAGATGAACCGATCAAGGAATCGGATGCGTCAACAAGTTATCGTCCGATTTCTGACATGTCAGCCATCGACCTTCTAACGCTCGAGTTCTG TGAAGGGCCACTCCAGAGTGACGCAGATGGCAACCATTTCTCCATTTTCGCCACCGTTCCCAGCGACTTCCTTTGTCCGCTGACGCGGCAGATCTTCAACAATCCCGTGACAATCGAGACAGGCCAAACGTTCGAGCGGCATGCTATAGTGCAGTGGCTAGAGAGAGGCTTCAGGACGTGCCCTTTCACAGGCCAAGAACTCTTGAGCTTGTCGATTCCAGACACGAACCGTGTGCTCAAACGCTTGATAGATGGCTGGAAGTCCGAACGCTGCAAGAATCTCGTCTCTGGAAGCACCGGGCTTGAAGAGAAGCTGAGTGTAACAGTTATAGACAAGGTCTTCAGTTCAGCCGGCGACATGTCTGAAAAGCTTGACAAGGCAAGGCACCTGATGGCGATCGGTGGTATCGACTTTCTCCTGCACGAGTttcaggaaggaggaggagatgagcagCAAAGGGTAGCCGAGCACCTGCTGTTTTGCATCAGGGCTGAAGGCAGCTGCAGGAACTACGTGGCTATCAAGATCGATGGCTCAAGTGTTCTCCGGCTTCTCCATAGTGAAGTGCGTTCAGCGAGGAGAATTGCAGCTGGTCTGCTCACTGAGCTGACCTGCTTAAGAAG AAGGGAAATGTTTGAACTGCTCCTGCGTGGATTGGGAACAGAGTCGGTCGTCATGCGGACAATGGATGTGCTACTGGAGCATCTCCGGAGCTTGCCGGTCCAAGATCAAGCCTCAGTTGCTGTTCTCCTGTTGCACTTCGATGCATTG GTAGAGCCAAACGAAGACAGCATCTACAGAGAAGAGGCTGCCAAGATCATCACACATTCTCTGAGACGCTGCATGTCCGAGGATAATGTCGTGCCGGGCACTCGGAAAGCTCTGCTGCTGTTGGCAGGGTATTTCTCCTTCTCAGGCGACCTTCTCGTTGAGGACTGGATGCTCAAACAAGCCGGCTTCGTCGACGGCTCTCGTGCCAGCCCTACCAGTTCAGATGTTGTCGCACAG GACAAGGAAGCAGCCGGGAACGAGGCCTGGCTGAGgcacgcggccgcggcgctccTCGGCAGGGGCGGGGTAAGGAGGCCGTTCCTGGAGGCGCTGTCCAGGTGCCTGGGCTCCCCCGACGCCGACCTGGTGGCCGCTTGcctggcgacggcggcgtggctGAGCCGCTCCCTCGCGGCGTcgctcgacgacgacgccacGAACACGGGCACGGACACGGACGCGTCCCTCGCCGCGTTCTCGGCGCTCGTTCCGCGGCTGAAGCAGTGCCTGGCCCCctcccggccggcgcggcacaGGGTCCTCGCCGCCGTGTCGCTGCACAACTTTAGCATGATCCCAG ACTGCAGGgagctgctggtgctgctggcTGACGGCCTGCGTGATCACCTCGCCGAGCTCGCGGGGTTGACTTCGACGGCCGGTCAGCTATCCGCCGAACTCCACGAAGGGCTTTGA
- the LOC117865755 gene encoding organelle RRM domain-containing protein 6, chloroplastic, whose amino-acid sequence MPSAHAAFAPAPAVAASRTFSFTAAPSPSRTLRPAAASGAVRNQHRQSTVTACLQPLSASHGAATRLYVHGLSFRTTEESLRNAFEKFGDLTEVNLVMDRAAKRPRGFAFVSYADEEQTKTAIEGMHGKFLDGRVIFVEVAKRRPGL is encoded by the exons ATGCCGAGCGCTCACGCCGCCttcgcccccgcccccgccgtcgctgCTTCCAGAACCTTCAGCTTCACTGCCGCGCCCTCCCCCTCGCGCACGCTtcgtccggccgccgcctccggtgctGTCCGCAACCAGCATCGTCAGTCCACCGTCACTGCCTGCCTCCAGCCGCTAAGTGCCTCCCATGGCGCCGCTACCAGGCTGTACGTCCACG GTCTCTCGTTCCGTACGACCGAAGAGAGCCTCCGGAATGCGTTCGAGAAATTTGGTGATCTCACGGAAG TTAACCTCGTGATGGATAGGGCAGCGAAGCGGCCGAGAGGTTTCGCGTTCGTGTCTTACGCCGACGAGGAGCAAACCAAGACCGCCATCGAAGGAATGCACGGGAAG TTCCTGGATGGCCGAGTAATCTTTGTCGAGGTTGCAAAACGAAGGCCTGGGCTGTGA